From a single Rutidosis leptorrhynchoides isolate AG116_Rl617_1_P2 chromosome 5, CSIRO_AGI_Rlap_v1, whole genome shotgun sequence genomic region:
- the LOC139848831 gene encoding uncharacterized protein: MSVVPNVWKRLMITFVWNFIIVFAFNLLALLVVIIWAALVGFTTFGILILTILGIIYLAIFVYISVIWHLASVVSVLEDDYGIQAMLKSRELIKGKRRVCIVIYCVLNLCFVYIQMGFEWHVVHGQSSVVVRIINGVIFVVLLSVLIVISLTAQTIVYFVCKSFHHENIDKPLLADHLEVYLGDYLPLKSKDNWEIWDWKLEILLVFLQIFKEFVTKPIEYCSHH, encoded by the exons ATGAGTGTTGTCCCAAACGTTTGGAAGCGATTAATGATCACATTTGTTTGGAACTTTATCATTGTTTTCGCGTTTAATCTACTAGCATTGTTGGTTGTGATAATTTGGGCTGCACTAGTTGGTTTTACGACGTTTGGGATTTTAATTCTTACCATATTAGGCATCATTTATTTGGCGATTTTCGTATATATAAGTGTCATATGGCATTTAGCAAGTGTGGTTTCAGTTTTGGAAGATGATTATGGAATTCAAGCAATGCTAAAGAGCAGAGAATTGATTAAAGGAAAAAGGCGTGTTTGTATCGTTATTTATTGTGTTCTTAACTTATGTTTTGTTTACATTCAAATGGGATTTGAGTGGCATGTGGTTCATGGACAAAGTTCTGTTGTGGTTAGAATTATTAACGGCGTTATCTTTGTCGTGTTGCTTTCTGTACTGATTGTTATTAGCTTAACTGCACAAACGATCGTTTATTTCGTCTGCAAATCGTTCCATCATGAAAACATTGATAAGCCATTGTTGGCTGATCATCTTGAGGTGTATCTTGGGGATTACTTACCGTTAAAGTCGAAGGAT AATTGGGAAATTTGGGATTGGAAATTGGAGATTTTACTTGTTTTCCTTCAGATTTTTAAAGAATTTGTAACGAAACCAATTGAATATTGCAGCCACCATTGA